The following proteins are co-located in the Betta splendens chromosome 9, fBetSpl5.4, whole genome shotgun sequence genome:
- the ccdc92 gene encoding coiled-coil domain-containing protein 92 — protein sequence MASANVTLENQLQSAQKNLLFLQQDHANTLKGLHAEIRRLQQQCTDLTYELTMRSSDPSDSGEARCKELQRRCEELEAQLKKKEEENTELLRDLEQKNAMISVLENTIKEREKKYLEELKMKSHKLAVLSGELEQRASTIAYLTSQLHATKKKLLAGSSSEASPNVSPVSSYKPTPPPPKDRQPETPRRRMKKSLSQPLHPELTEVYRLGPDGRRVVLRETVDAMPDPTPFLQAGRDSPEPQVVRERPAVIPPIASDRSPAPPLGAVASPRHSPARDRQHRAHVGVAHRIPHGTPPLAPPQAELETLAVDQVSEEKVVRKRSGADRTV from the exons ATGGCTTCAGCAAACGTTACACTGGAGAATCAGCTGCAAAGTGCACAGAAAAACCTTCTGTTCCTCCAGCAGGACCATGCTAACACACTGAAGGGGTTACATGCAGAGATCCGCAGATtacaacagcaatgcacag ACCTGACATACGAGCTCACAATGCGAAGCTCTGACCCATCAG ACAGTGGTGAGGCCCGATGCAAGGAGCTGCAAAGAAGGTGTGAGGAGCTTGAGGCCCagctgaagaagaaggaggaggagaacacagAGTTGCTCAGGGACCTGGAACAGAAGAATGCGATGATCTCTGTCCTGGAAAACACCAtcaaggagagggagaagaagtacctggaggagctgaagatgaAGAGCCACAAGCTGGCGGTTTTGTCTggggagctggagcagagagcgaGCACCATTGCTTACCTTACCTCACAACTTCACGCCACAAAGAAGAAGTTATTAGCTGGCAGTTCCTCTGAGGCGAGCCCCAACGTCAGTCCCGTCTCCTCATACAAGCCCACGCCTCCGCCGCCCAAGGACAGGCAGCCCGAGACCCCTCGCCGCCGCATGAAGAAGAGCCTGTCCCAGCCTCTCCACCCAGAGTTGACAGAGGTGTACCGGCTCGGCCCAGATGGCAGGCGCGTGGTTCTGCGGGAGACGGTGGACGCCATGCCCGACCCCACGCCGTTCTTGCAGGCTGGAAGAGATTCTCCCGAGCCACAGGTGGTGCGCGAGCGTCCTGCCGTTATCCCCCCCATCGCCTCGGACCgctcccccgcccccccgctggGCGCCGTGGCCAGTCCTCGCCACAGCCCCGCACGGGACCGTCAGCACAGGGCTCACGTGGGCGTGGCGCACCGCATCCCACACGGCACACCGCCCCTGGCCCCGCCGCAGGCCGAGCTGGAGACACTGGCCGTGGACCAGGTCAGTGAGGAGAAGGTGGTGCGAAAGCGCTCAGGAGCCGACAGGACAGTGTAA
- the chmp7 gene encoding charged multivesicular body protein 7 isoform X1 — translation MPGTCERTPLLGDDQVSRSTDMTLATEWEDDDRMNFLFSDFKENRDVNTTDWDSKMDFWTALIVKTCRDRGTVCVSLQELSQTFRRKEKSPLGLATVIQSMARGGKIQRESEFAASVDCGWLSWGVGLLLVKPLKWTFSTLLGSSRVPLQESFVVIELVKEKATELLRVYRGSEFASRSVVSLQELCTLSSDVCMDESTLCMALLQLQRNKQVVVALHEGEKIVKFCQPGQDRVSPVSEVDVGIYHLQRSEKLLGERVEKLGLEADKCKAEARILLREGKKSQALRCLRGCKRAEKRADNLFVQLESIRAILDRIAQSQTDKMVMQAYQAGVSALRLSLKDVTVERAESLVDQIQELCDTQDEVNQTISSGVTRGDEDIDELEEELRSLLEESKPDSVSGLPQVPGRDLPSALPVVPHSHSHATTEELEEELSQLTLTDIGSRQKKATSPGRRLEPAQ, via the exons ATGCCAGGGACATGTGAGCGAACGCCACTGCTCGGTGACG ATCAGGTGTCTCGCTCCACCGACATGACTCTGGCGACCGAGTGGGAGGATGACGACCGCATGAACTTCCTATTCTCCGACTTCAAGGAGAACCGAGATGTCAACACCACGGACTGGGACAGCAAGATGGACTTCTGGACGGCTCTGATCGTTAAGACGTGTCGGGACCGCGGGACGGTATGCGTCAGCCTGCAGGAGCTCAGTCAGACGttcaggaggaaggagaaatcACCGCTGGGCCTGGCGACCGTCATCCAGTCCATGGCCAG AGGTGGGAAGATCCAGAGGGAGTCTGAGTTTGCAGCCAGCGTGGACTGCGGCTGGCTGTCGTGGGGTGTGGGCCTGCTGCTGGTGAAGCCGCTGAAGTGGACCTTCTCCACTCTGCTGGGAAGCAGCCGGGTGCCTCTGCAGGAGTCCTTTGTTGTCATCGAACTAGTAAAG GAGAAAGCCACAGAATTACTCAGGGTCTACCGGGGCAGTGAATTCGCGAGCCGCTCCGTCGTGTCTCTTCAAGAACTCTGTACCCTCAGCTCTGACGTCTGTATGGACGAGAGCACGCTGTGCATggctctcctgcagctgcagaggaacaaacaagTGGTGGTTGCATTGCACGAAGGGGAGAAG ATAGTGAAGTTTTGCCAGCCTGGGCAGGACCGGGTCTCTCCCGTCAGTGAGGTGGATGTCGGAATCTACCATCTGCAGCGTAGTGAGAAACTACTGGGAGAGCGAGTGGAGAAACTGGGGCTGGAGGCTGACAA GTGCAAAGCTGAAGCAAGAATCCTGCTGCGGGAGGGGAAGAAATCACAG GCCCTGAGGTGTTTGAGAGGCTGCAAGAGGGCAGAAAAGAGAGCAGACAACTTGTTTGTCCAACTGGAGTCCATCAGAGCCATCCTGGACAGAATAGCCCAGTCGCAGACGGATAAGATG GTCATGCAAGCGTACCAGGCCGGCGTGTCGGCACTGAGGCTGTCTCTGAAGGATGTGACTGTGGAACGCGCAGAGAGCCTCGTGGATCAAATCCAGGAG TTATGTGATACTCAGGATGAGGTGAACCAAACTATATCTAGTGGCGTGACCAGGGGAG ATGAAGACATCgatgagctggaggaagaacTGAGGTCTTTGTTGGAAGAGTCAAAGCCAGATTCAGTCTCAGGTTTACCTCAGGTTCCAGGCAGGGACCTCCCCAGTGCTCTGCCTGTCGTGCCTCACAGCCACTCGCATGCtaccacagaggagctggaggaagaattGAGTCAGTTGACTCTGACAGATATTG gcTCCCGTCAGAAGAAGGCGACATCTCCAGGCAGGAGATTAGAGCCTGCACAGTGA
- the chmp7 gene encoding charged multivesicular body protein 7 isoform X2, with product MPGTCERTPLLGDDQVSRSTDMTLATEWEDDDRMNFLFSDFKENRDVNTTDWDSKMDFWTALIVKTCRDRGTVCVSLQELSQTFRRKEKSPLGLATVIQSMARGGKIQRESEFAASVDCGWLSWGVGLLLVKPLKWTFSTLLGSSRVPLQESFVVIELVKEKATELLRVYRGSEFASRSVVSLQELCTLSSDVCMDESTLCMALLQLQRNKQVVVALHEGEKIVKFCQPGQDRVSPVSEVDVGIYHLQRSEKLLGERVEKLGLEADKCKAEARILLREGKKSQALRCLRGCKRAEKRADNLFVQLESIRAILDRIAQSQTDKMVMQAYQAGVSALRLSLKDVTVERAESLVDQIQELCDTQDEVNQTISSGVTRGDEDIDELEEELRSLLEESKPDSVSGLPQVPGRDLPSALPVVPHSHSHATTEELEEELSSRQKKATSPGRRLEPAQ from the exons ATGCCAGGGACATGTGAGCGAACGCCACTGCTCGGTGACG ATCAGGTGTCTCGCTCCACCGACATGACTCTGGCGACCGAGTGGGAGGATGACGACCGCATGAACTTCCTATTCTCCGACTTCAAGGAGAACCGAGATGTCAACACCACGGACTGGGACAGCAAGATGGACTTCTGGACGGCTCTGATCGTTAAGACGTGTCGGGACCGCGGGACGGTATGCGTCAGCCTGCAGGAGCTCAGTCAGACGttcaggaggaaggagaaatcACCGCTGGGCCTGGCGACCGTCATCCAGTCCATGGCCAG AGGTGGGAAGATCCAGAGGGAGTCTGAGTTTGCAGCCAGCGTGGACTGCGGCTGGCTGTCGTGGGGTGTGGGCCTGCTGCTGGTGAAGCCGCTGAAGTGGACCTTCTCCACTCTGCTGGGAAGCAGCCGGGTGCCTCTGCAGGAGTCCTTTGTTGTCATCGAACTAGTAAAG GAGAAAGCCACAGAATTACTCAGGGTCTACCGGGGCAGTGAATTCGCGAGCCGCTCCGTCGTGTCTCTTCAAGAACTCTGTACCCTCAGCTCTGACGTCTGTATGGACGAGAGCACGCTGTGCATggctctcctgcagctgcagaggaacaaacaagTGGTGGTTGCATTGCACGAAGGGGAGAAG ATAGTGAAGTTTTGCCAGCCTGGGCAGGACCGGGTCTCTCCCGTCAGTGAGGTGGATGTCGGAATCTACCATCTGCAGCGTAGTGAGAAACTACTGGGAGAGCGAGTGGAGAAACTGGGGCTGGAGGCTGACAA GTGCAAAGCTGAAGCAAGAATCCTGCTGCGGGAGGGGAAGAAATCACAG GCCCTGAGGTGTTTGAGAGGCTGCAAGAGGGCAGAAAAGAGAGCAGACAACTTGTTTGTCCAACTGGAGTCCATCAGAGCCATCCTGGACAGAATAGCCCAGTCGCAGACGGATAAGATG GTCATGCAAGCGTACCAGGCCGGCGTGTCGGCACTGAGGCTGTCTCTGAAGGATGTGACTGTGGAACGCGCAGAGAGCCTCGTGGATCAAATCCAGGAG TTATGTGATACTCAGGATGAGGTGAACCAAACTATATCTAGTGGCGTGACCAGGGGAG ATGAAGACATCgatgagctggaggaagaacTGAGGTCTTTGTTGGAAGAGTCAAAGCCAGATTCAGTCTCAGGTTTACCTCAGGTTCCAGGCAGGGACCTCCCCAGTGCTCTGCCTGTCGTGCCTCACAGCCACTCGCATGCtaccacagaggagctggaggaagaattGA gcTCCCGTCAGAAGAAGGCGACATCTCCAGGCAGGAGATTAGAGCCTGCACAGTGA
- the lgi3 gene encoding leucine-rich repeat LGI family member 3 has product MKPTRMAPGASRPGTPALGPGRMACALLVCLCLWLPRESDARRAPKVPRCPATCSCTKDSAFCVDTKAIPKSFPPGIISLTMVNTGFTTIPEGAFSHLHLLQFLLLNSNTFTTIADDAFAGLSHLQYLFIENNDIQALSKFTFRGLKSLTHLSLSNNNLQQLPRDLFKHLDILTDLDLRGNSFRCDCKIKWLVDWMEKTNTSVPTIYCASPFEFQGRRIHELAPRDFNCISADFAVYETFPFHSVSVESYEFNGDQFVAFAQPDSGFCTLYVWDHVEMVFRRFHNITSRSAVYCKPVVINNTLYMVVAQLFGGSHIYKWEEDPQRFVKIQDIDTTRVRKPNFVETFQLDGEWYFVVADSSKAGSTSIYRWNSNGFYSHQSLHPWHRDTHVEFIDVVGKPHLILSSASQPPVVYQWNRSQKQFTFSSQITELADVQMVKHFWVRKALYLCLTRFIGDSKILRWEGQRFVEIQTLPSRGSMAVYPFTVGLRQYLILGSDFSFSRVYLWDDLTQRLQPFQELNTRAPRAFSLVSVDNKDILLAASFKGNTLAYQHLVVDLSAK; this is encoded by the exons ATGAAGCCCACCCGCATGGCTCCCGGCGCCTCCCGTCCAGGGACGCCGGCGCTCGGGCCGGGGCGGATGGCGTGCGCGCTGCtcgtgtgcctgtgtctgtggctgcCGAGGGAATCCGACGCCAGGAGGGCCCCCAAGGTCCCCCGCTGCCCCGCGACGTGCTCCTGCACCAAAGACAGTGCCTTCTGCGTGGACACCAAGGCGATCCCCAAGAGCTTCCCCCCGGGGATCATCTCTCT GACGATGGTGAACACGGGCTTCACTACGATCCCAGAGGGGGCCTTCTCGcaccttcacctgctgcagttcct GCTCCTAAACTCCAATACATTCACTACAATAGCTGATGATGCCTTCGCTGGTCTGTCTCACCTTCAGTACCT GTTCATTGAAAACAACGACATCCAGGCGCTTTCAAAGTTCACCTTCAGAGGTCTCAAGTCCCTGACCCATCT gtcgCTCTCGAACaataacctgcagcagctgccgagAGATCTCTTCAAACATCTGGACATCCTCACGGATTT agacCTGCGCGGGAACTCCTTCCGCTGTGACTGTAAGATCAAGTGGCTGGTGGACTGGATGGAGAAGACCAACACCTCCGTCCCCACCATCTACTGCGCCAGTCCCTTTGAGTTCCAGGGACGCAGGATCCACGAGCTGGCGCCGCGAGACTTCAACTGCATCAGTGCAG ATTTTGCTGTGTATGAAACCTTCCCGTTCCACTCCGTGTCAGTGGAGTCCTATGAATTCAACGGAGATCAGTTTGTTGCCTTTGCTCAGCCGGACTCAGGTTTCTGCACCCTGTACGTGTGGGACCACGTAGAGATGGTCTTCCGGAGGTTTCACAACATTACTT CCCGTTCGGCCGTGTACTGCAAACCGGTGGTGATAAACAACACACTCTACATGGTTGTGGCTCAGCTCTTTGGTGGATCTCATATTTACAA ATGGGAAGAAGACCCCCAACGTTTTGTAAAGATCCAGGACATAGACACCACTCGAGTGAGAAAGCCTAACTTCGTGGAGACCTTCCAGCTGGATGGGGAGTGGTACTTCGTAGTAGCCGACAGCTCCAAGGCTGGCTCCACCAGCATTTACCGCTGGAACAGCAACGGCTTTTACTCGCACCAGTCCCTGCATCCCTGGCACCGGGACACGCACGTGGAGTTCATCGACGTTGTGGGGAAGCCTCACCTGATCCTCTCCAGCGCCTCTCAGCCGCCGGTGGTCTACCAGTGGAACCGCAGCCAGAAGCAGTTCACCTTCTCCTCGCAGATCACAGAGCTGGCCGACGTGCAGATGGTGAAGCACTTCTGGGTGAGGAAGGCTCTTTACCTCTGCCTCACGCGCTTCATCGGCGATTCCAAGATCCTCCGCTGGGAGGGCCAGCGCTTCGTGGAGATCCAGACGCTCCCCTCCCGGGGCTCCATGGCCGTGTACCCTTTCACAGTGGGCCTGCGCCAGTACCTCATCCTGGGAAGCGATTTCTCCTTCTCCAGGGTTTACCTCTGGGACGACCTCACTCAGCGCCTGCAGCCCTTCCAGGAGCTCAACACCAGGGCCCCGAGAGCCTTCAGCTTGGTGTCCGTCGACAACAAGGACATTCTGCTGGCCGCGAGCTTCAAGGGCAACACCCTGGCCTATCAGCACCTGGTGGTGGATCTCAGTGCCAAGTAG